The following DNA comes from Streptomyces sp. Ag109_O5-10.
CATCCTCAACCCCGGCAAGCTGTTCTGATCCCGGCCGTTCCGATTCCATCCGGCGGGCCCCTCACCGGGCGAGCAACTGGTCGAGCGCCTTGTCGATCCCCAGCTGCCCGCCCTCGCTTCCCGGGGGCACCACCCGCAGCGTCCGCTCCAGCCAGGCGGACACCTGGGGGGCCGGTGCCTCCAGCAGCGCGTCACCGTGGGGTGAACTCAGCGCCATCAGTACGACGGTGCGGCCCTCCACCTTCGTCGGCCACACCCGCACGTCCCCGTGCCCGCACGGCCGGAACACCCCCTCCACGAGCAGGTCGCGGGCGAAGGTCCAGTTGACGGGCTGCTCGGAGTTGATGTGGAAGCTGACGTGGACGGCGTACGGGTCGTCGGAGCGGTAGCTCAGCCGGGCCGGGACCGGGATGCTCCGCTCCGGGGACAGGACGAGCCGCAGCTCCAGTTCGCGCTCCACCACGGTGTGCTGCATGGCGTCGGGTTCCTCTCTCGGGCGGTCGTACGGGCGCCTTCGGGTGGGCCCGTACGGGTGGAGAGCGGCTGGGGCCGCGAGCATTACGCGGGTTCCGGGAGATTTTTCTCCGGCGCGGTGAAGGGGGTGCACAGGGCTGCCCGGAAAGGGGCGGGTCCTGCGGGACTGGCGGTGGCGGGCACCCGGGTCTGATAGATGTGGAGGCTCCCACATCACCCCCGAGCAGATACGGGATGACGGACATGACCGCCCCAACCCCGGCACCCGGTGACGAACGGCCCCGCGAGGGCTATTACCCGGACCCGTCCATTCCCGGCTACGTCCGTTACTGGAACGGCGCCGCGTGGGTGCCGGGCACCAGTCGCCCGGCCCCGTCCGACGGCGAACCGCTCGTCCCTCCGCAGGGTTCGCACCCCGCGGGTCCGGCGGCCCCGGCGGCGGTCGAGGAGACCGGCCCGCACTTCTTCGACGAGGACCCGCAGCCGGGCGGCGCCTCCGGCTGGACGGCGGAGGGCAGCGCCTGGGGCAGCGACCCCCGGGTGGCGGGCAACCCGGCCCAGCCGGACGGCCGGTCGTCCCGCACCGACGGCACGGCGTCGATCCCGCCCGCGGACCGGGGGGACCGGACGGGCCAGGGGGACCAGGGGGACCAGGGGGACCTCGACTCCGGTGGCACGTTCATCTTCCGCAGGCCGACGGTCGGGCCGGCGGGCACCCCGCCGGCGGCCCGGCCG
Coding sequences within:
- a CDS encoding SsgA family sporulation/cell division regulator, whose protein sequence is MQHTVVERELELRLVLSPERSIPVPARLSYRSDDPYAVHVSFHINSEQPVNWTFARDLLVEGVFRPCGHGDVRVWPTKVEGRTVVLMALSSPHGDALLEAPAPQVSAWLERTLRVVPPGSEGGQLGIDKALDQLLAR